From the genome of Fundulus heteroclitus isolate FHET01 chromosome 7, MU-UCD_Fhet_4.1, whole genome shotgun sequence, one region includes:
- the cracdla gene encoding CRACD-like protein isoform X2: MAGIALGSDEDLASQGTMGSRAFSHDSIFLADEVSSDPDPVGGLSQENVHSKIKSLQMKLQLQKMHFGPPPMVLPVRSPEETAQQSEDFPFPGSLETSGEGSLTTTTSTSPPVSPISRLAQTRSPPQIPLPLFGPNSSSTPTAEAPVDFSTPAEFTASLDTSAARHRMSIKPRNQRVSVKKRPSSGSQSESPKNDLKTPDRFELEPEKEQEVDAQEKEAEETEKGQVHLSQLSPQTSEEVSPVSCQVAPKLPSERFAQVDSVPPETEPFPVLRPKPPRRLDALHSKRPHSSYVESEIKELKGADLEGRGTSQSKRSAFFASMTDVSSERPSPFSSLLASRASSAQQQQPQRDEDTSTRIKRPSPGSGSFHLSRNREEDRPRSGSFTGVPEKPEAKTKTFWGAEEKITREKEEPKSLQSKGSLYAAERTGGSSLPWERDFSFKKAEPVSPAKNGPSDMSAVEAEGVDGAQGQGDEAEEAQELPEGEPRSPFGVKLRSTSHSFKFRSETASQRRSSPSDYQEERKKRQNVGNSSGQVSEKLPSNTSCVLKSAHQAPSGVTLPVRRNASLEENPHTTPTEVQTTSSHPGQAETAPPETPPTPQTSSSEASWMSLAMEKTRSIQQLFTSRFQRDFTGAQNAARPKSQEETLAGSQVPAQAVKVQPSSDTMKEEAAQSGSQEQAGKLQKKRMLISQFESYSPRESPVSRQTSQTLPNRAPPDATLSPHAGTTSPFTRGNAPQLLPQSSQSSAEQPASWSNRGVQLTAAPPAVESAPAAPSAAAPLDSSPERREREASFLTETPSLVSKRVLWTGSVADRAAFLEKRAEHSTSASLKEVEPKKAQTQTSGDADTLAKLLPLSKAAGEIRQVAKSAESSPSRVLERPREDKWPRKTEESPSSPSSLRTHSSVLQSDSGQPSWMELAKRKSMAWSDKSMD, translated from the exons ATGGCTGGAATAGCTCTGGGTTCTGACGAGGATTTAGC TTCTCAGGGTACGATGGGATCCCGAGCGTTTTCCCATGACAGCATCTTCCTGGCTGATGAGGTTTCCTCGGACCCTGATCCAGTCGGGGGTTTGTCTCAGGAGAATGTTCACAGCAAAATCAAATCTCTGCAG ATGAAACTCCAGCTGCAGAAAATGCATTTCGGGCCGCCCCCCATGGTTCTGCCGGTCAGGAGTCCAGAGGAAACGGCTCAACAGTCGGAGGACTTTCCTTTCCCCGGCTCTCTTGAAACCTCAGGAGAGGGATCCCTCACGACG ACAACATCAACCTCTCCTCCAGTCTCACCCATCTCCAGATTGGCCCAAACAAGATCTCCGCCCCAAATTCCCCTTCCTCTCTTTGGACCCAACTCGTCCTCGACACCTACAGCCGAGGCCCCGGTAGACTTCAGCACACCGGCCGAATTCACCGCCTCTTTGGATACGTCTGCCGCCCGCCACAGGATGTCCATCAAACCACGAAACCAGCGGGTCAGCGTTAAGAAGAGGCCGTCTTCCGGG tCTCAATCGGAGTCCCCTAAAAACGACCTCAAAACCCCTGACCGCTTCGAGCTTGAGCCAGAGAAAGAACAGGAGGTCGATGCTCAAGAGAAGGAGGCGGAGGAGACGGAGAAAGGACAGGTCCATCTTTCCCAGCTTTCTCCCCAAACATCTGAAGAGGTTTCACCCGTTTCCTGTCAGGTTGCGCCCAAATTACCCAGTGAACGTTTTGCCCAAGTGGACAGTGTCCCCCCTGAGACAGAACCCTTCCCGGTTCTTCGACCCAAGCCTCCCAGGCGCCTGGACGCGTTGCACAGTAAACGGCCGCACTCGTCTTACGTCGAGTCAGAAATAAAGGAGTTGAAGGGAGCCGATCTGGAAGGCCGGGGGACGTCCCAAAGCAAGAGAAGTGCTTTTTTTGCCAGCATGACCGATGTGTCCTCTGAGAGGCCTTCGCCGTTCAGCTCATTGTTGGCGTCCAGGGCGTCTTCCGCTCAACAGCAGCAGCCTCAGAGGGACGAGGACACCTCCACAAGGATAAAGAGGCCGTCGCCGGGATCTGGCTCTTTTCATCTGTCCAGAAACCGGGAGGAGGACAGACCTCGGTCGGGCAGTTTCACGGGAGTCCCGGAAAAGCCCGAAGCCAAGACTAAAACGTTTTGGGGAGCGGAAGAGAAGATCACGAGAGAAAAGGAGGAACCGAAAAGCTTACAGTCTAAAGGGAGCCTCTATGCTGCGGAGAGAACCGGGGGCTCGTCCCTTCCGTGGGAGAGAGATTTCAGCTTTAAGAAAGCAGAGCCCGTGTCACCGGCCAAAAACGGCCCCTCAGACATGAGCGCCGTGGAGGCAGAGGGAGTGGACGGCGCCCAGGGGCAGGGGGACGAGGCAGAGGAAGCGCAGGAGCTTCCAGAGGGCGAGCCAAGGTCGCCGTTTGGCGTCAAGCTTCGCTCCACGTCGCACTCGTTCAAGTTCCGCTCTGAGACGGCTTCTCAGCGCCGTTCGTCGCCGTCCGACTACcaggaggagagaaagaaaaggcagaATGTGGGCAACAGCTCCGGTCAGGTGTCTGAAAAGCTGCCTTCAAACACGAGCTGCGTGCTCAAATCAGCAC ATCAAGCTCCTTCTGGCGTCACCCTTCCAGTCAGGCGTAACGCTTCGCTTGAGGAAAATCCTCACACCACTCCCACAGAAGTCCAAACGACCTCCTCACACCCAGGCCAAGCAGAGACGGCCCCCCCGGagactccccccaccccccagacaTCCTCATCCGAGGCGTCCTGGATGAGTCTGGCCATGGAAAAGACCAGGAGCATCCAGCAGCTCTTCACCAGCAGGTTTCAAAGAGATTTCACTGGCGCACAAAACGCAGCCCGGCCTAAGAGCCAAGAAGAGACATTGGCTGGGTCCCAGGTGCCGGCCCAGGCAGTGAAGGTTCAGCCATCGTCTGACACGATGAAAGAAGAAGCTGCTCAAAGCGGTAGTCAAGAGCAAGCTGGCAAACTGCAAAAGAAGAGGATGCTGATATCTCAGTTTGAGTCGTACAGCCCTAGAGAGTCTCCAGTATCCAGACAAACGAGCCAGACGCTGCCCAACAGAGCTCCACCAGACGCCACCCTGTCTCCTCACGCAGGGACCACGTCCCCGTTTACACGAGGGAATGCACCCCAGTTGCTTCCGCAGTCTTCCCAATCCTCAGCGGAGCAGCCGGCCTCCTGGAGCAATCGCGGCGTCCAGCTCACCGCTGCACCTCCAGCTGTGGAGTCAGCGCCTGCAGCCCCGTCAGCTGCAGCTCCCCTAGACTCTTCCCCGGAGAGACGAGAAAGAGAAGCCAGCTTTCTGACAGAAACGCCGTCCCTCGTCAGCAAGCGGGTACTTTGGACTGGATCAGTGGCCGACAGGGCGGCCTTTCTGGAGAAACGGGCCGAGCACTCAACGTCGGCGTCGCTGAAGGAG GTGGAACCGAAGAAAGCTCAAACACAGACTTCGGGGGACGCTGACACTCTGGCTAAACTTTTGCCTCTAAGCAAAGCTGCGGGGGAAATAAGACAAGTGGCAAAATCAGCAG AATCGAGCCCCTCCAGGGTTTTAGAAAGGCCTCGTGAGGACAAATGGCCCCGGAAAACCGAGGAGTCGCCCTCATCCCCTTCTTCTTTACGCACTCATTCATCAGTGCTGCAGTCTGACAGCGGCCAGCCGTCCTGGATGGAGCTCGCCAAGAGGAAGTCAATGGCTTGGAGCGATAAGAGCATGGACTGA
- the creg2 gene encoding protein CREG2: MRPPYLPLALCASLLCLCRSYTLRSSVSWVVSSNDVDVEGADLSEEVAPALLVDGAGLWKANVLGDRLETPARGEPAEPESAEAAQLSPRLFSYPVEKAKQSGGGGSPPPHQETARTARYIAHYSDWGHLATISTQDKIRGLPFGNIFSVSDGPLENSTGVIYFYVTPMDNTVTDLKSNPYASLTFSEAEGDFCRQMVYDPEDPRCARLTLTGKMVEVEPEELAFAKEAMFSRHPVMAKWPVGHKWFFMKMDLIQVWLQDWIGGVSIIPLEDYFKASPF; encoded by the exons ATGAGGCCCCCTTACCTCCCCCTGGCGCTGTGTGCCAGCCTCCTGTGCCTGTGCCGGAGCTACACCCTCAGGAGCTCCGTGTCCTGGGTCGTGTCGTCCAACGACGTGGATGTGGAAGGCGCCGACCTGTCCGAAGAGGTGGCCCCCGCGCTGCTGGTGGACGGCGCGGGGCTGTGGAAAGCCAACGTCCTCGGAGACCGCCTCGAGACTCCCGCACGCGGAGAGCCGGCGGAGCCCGAAAGCGCAGAAGCGGCGCAGCTGTCCCCACGCCTGTTCTCGTACCCCGTGGAAAAGGCGAAGCAGTCCGGCGGCGGCGGCTCTCCTCCTCCACACCAGGAGACCGCCAGGACCGCCCGCTACATCGCCCACTACAGCGACTGGGGTCACCTGGCCACCATTTCGACCCAAGACAAG ATCAGAGGTCTGCCCTTTGGAAACATTTTCTCTGTCAGTGACGGACCGCTGGAAAACAGCACTGGAGTGATCTATTTCTATGTGACTCCAATGGACAACACTGTGACGGACCTGAAAAGTAACCCATATGCCTCTCTCACATTCTCGGAGGCTGAGGGGGACTTCTGCAG GCAAATGGTGTATGATCCAGAGGATCCCAGATGTGCTCGGCTCACACTGACAGGCAAAATGGTGGAGGTGGAACCAGAGGAGCTCGCTTTTGCAAAGGAGGCGATGTTCTCGAG ACACCCAGTGATGGCAAAGTGGCCAGTGGGACACAAGTGGTTCTTCATGAAGATggatttgattcaggtgtggcTACAGGACTGGATCGGGGGAGTATCAATCATCCCGCTGGAGGACTACTTCAAGGCTTCGCCCTTCTGA
- the cracdla gene encoding CRACD-like protein isoform X1, producing MESFFGGREESREDVTKRKGSKVKSLKTRFFRRGKKTDAEADAKISQSASDIMAGIALGSDEDLASQGTMGSRAFSHDSIFLADEVSSDPDPVGGLSQENVHSKIKSLQMKLQLQKMHFGPPPMVLPVRSPEETAQQSEDFPFPGSLETSGEGSLTTTTSTSPPVSPISRLAQTRSPPQIPLPLFGPNSSSTPTAEAPVDFSTPAEFTASLDTSAARHRMSIKPRNQRVSVKKRPSSGSQSESPKNDLKTPDRFELEPEKEQEVDAQEKEAEETEKGQVHLSQLSPQTSEEVSPVSCQVAPKLPSERFAQVDSVPPETEPFPVLRPKPPRRLDALHSKRPHSSYVESEIKELKGADLEGRGTSQSKRSAFFASMTDVSSERPSPFSSLLASRASSAQQQQPQRDEDTSTRIKRPSPGSGSFHLSRNREEDRPRSGSFTGVPEKPEAKTKTFWGAEEKITREKEEPKSLQSKGSLYAAERTGGSSLPWERDFSFKKAEPVSPAKNGPSDMSAVEAEGVDGAQGQGDEAEEAQELPEGEPRSPFGVKLRSTSHSFKFRSETASQRRSSPSDYQEERKKRQNVGNSSGQVSEKLPSNTSCVLKSAHQAPSGVTLPVRRNASLEENPHTTPTEVQTTSSHPGQAETAPPETPPTPQTSSSEASWMSLAMEKTRSIQQLFTSRFQRDFTGAQNAARPKSQEETLAGSQVPAQAVKVQPSSDTMKEEAAQSGSQEQAGKLQKKRMLISQFESYSPRESPVSRQTSQTLPNRAPPDATLSPHAGTTSPFTRGNAPQLLPQSSQSSAEQPASWSNRGVQLTAAPPAVESAPAAPSAAAPLDSSPERREREASFLTETPSLVSKRVLWTGSVADRAAFLEKRAEHSTSASLKEVEPKKAQTQTSGDADTLAKLLPLSKAAGEIRQVAKSAESSPSRVLERPREDKWPRKTEESPSSPSSLRTHSSVLQSDSGQPSWMELAKRKSMAWSDKSMD from the exons ATGGAGTCTTTCTTCGGAGGCCGTGAAGAAAGCAGAGAGGACGTTACAA AACGTAAAGGCTCCAAAGTCAAGTCTCTGAAAACTCGTTTCTTCAGGAGGGGCAAGAAGACGGACGCAGAGGCAGATGCCAAGATCAGCCAGTCGGCCAGCGATATCATGGCTGGAATAGCTCTGGGTTCTGACGAGGATTTAGC TTCTCAGGGTACGATGGGATCCCGAGCGTTTTCCCATGACAGCATCTTCCTGGCTGATGAGGTTTCCTCGGACCCTGATCCAGTCGGGGGTTTGTCTCAGGAGAATGTTCACAGCAAAATCAAATCTCTGCAG ATGAAACTCCAGCTGCAGAAAATGCATTTCGGGCCGCCCCCCATGGTTCTGCCGGTCAGGAGTCCAGAGGAAACGGCTCAACAGTCGGAGGACTTTCCTTTCCCCGGCTCTCTTGAAACCTCAGGAGAGGGATCCCTCACGACG ACAACATCAACCTCTCCTCCAGTCTCACCCATCTCCAGATTGGCCCAAACAAGATCTCCGCCCCAAATTCCCCTTCCTCTCTTTGGACCCAACTCGTCCTCGACACCTACAGCCGAGGCCCCGGTAGACTTCAGCACACCGGCCGAATTCACCGCCTCTTTGGATACGTCTGCCGCCCGCCACAGGATGTCCATCAAACCACGAAACCAGCGGGTCAGCGTTAAGAAGAGGCCGTCTTCCGGG tCTCAATCGGAGTCCCCTAAAAACGACCTCAAAACCCCTGACCGCTTCGAGCTTGAGCCAGAGAAAGAACAGGAGGTCGATGCTCAAGAGAAGGAGGCGGAGGAGACGGAGAAAGGACAGGTCCATCTTTCCCAGCTTTCTCCCCAAACATCTGAAGAGGTTTCACCCGTTTCCTGTCAGGTTGCGCCCAAATTACCCAGTGAACGTTTTGCCCAAGTGGACAGTGTCCCCCCTGAGACAGAACCCTTCCCGGTTCTTCGACCCAAGCCTCCCAGGCGCCTGGACGCGTTGCACAGTAAACGGCCGCACTCGTCTTACGTCGAGTCAGAAATAAAGGAGTTGAAGGGAGCCGATCTGGAAGGCCGGGGGACGTCCCAAAGCAAGAGAAGTGCTTTTTTTGCCAGCATGACCGATGTGTCCTCTGAGAGGCCTTCGCCGTTCAGCTCATTGTTGGCGTCCAGGGCGTCTTCCGCTCAACAGCAGCAGCCTCAGAGGGACGAGGACACCTCCACAAGGATAAAGAGGCCGTCGCCGGGATCTGGCTCTTTTCATCTGTCCAGAAACCGGGAGGAGGACAGACCTCGGTCGGGCAGTTTCACGGGAGTCCCGGAAAAGCCCGAAGCCAAGACTAAAACGTTTTGGGGAGCGGAAGAGAAGATCACGAGAGAAAAGGAGGAACCGAAAAGCTTACAGTCTAAAGGGAGCCTCTATGCTGCGGAGAGAACCGGGGGCTCGTCCCTTCCGTGGGAGAGAGATTTCAGCTTTAAGAAAGCAGAGCCCGTGTCACCGGCCAAAAACGGCCCCTCAGACATGAGCGCCGTGGAGGCAGAGGGAGTGGACGGCGCCCAGGGGCAGGGGGACGAGGCAGAGGAAGCGCAGGAGCTTCCAGAGGGCGAGCCAAGGTCGCCGTTTGGCGTCAAGCTTCGCTCCACGTCGCACTCGTTCAAGTTCCGCTCTGAGACGGCTTCTCAGCGCCGTTCGTCGCCGTCCGACTACcaggaggagagaaagaaaaggcagaATGTGGGCAACAGCTCCGGTCAGGTGTCTGAAAAGCTGCCTTCAAACACGAGCTGCGTGCTCAAATCAGCAC ATCAAGCTCCTTCTGGCGTCACCCTTCCAGTCAGGCGTAACGCTTCGCTTGAGGAAAATCCTCACACCACTCCCACAGAAGTCCAAACGACCTCCTCACACCCAGGCCAAGCAGAGACGGCCCCCCCGGagactccccccaccccccagacaTCCTCATCCGAGGCGTCCTGGATGAGTCTGGCCATGGAAAAGACCAGGAGCATCCAGCAGCTCTTCACCAGCAGGTTTCAAAGAGATTTCACTGGCGCACAAAACGCAGCCCGGCCTAAGAGCCAAGAAGAGACATTGGCTGGGTCCCAGGTGCCGGCCCAGGCAGTGAAGGTTCAGCCATCGTCTGACACGATGAAAGAAGAAGCTGCTCAAAGCGGTAGTCAAGAGCAAGCTGGCAAACTGCAAAAGAAGAGGATGCTGATATCTCAGTTTGAGTCGTACAGCCCTAGAGAGTCTCCAGTATCCAGACAAACGAGCCAGACGCTGCCCAACAGAGCTCCACCAGACGCCACCCTGTCTCCTCACGCAGGGACCACGTCCCCGTTTACACGAGGGAATGCACCCCAGTTGCTTCCGCAGTCTTCCCAATCCTCAGCGGAGCAGCCGGCCTCCTGGAGCAATCGCGGCGTCCAGCTCACCGCTGCACCTCCAGCTGTGGAGTCAGCGCCTGCAGCCCCGTCAGCTGCAGCTCCCCTAGACTCTTCCCCGGAGAGACGAGAAAGAGAAGCCAGCTTTCTGACAGAAACGCCGTCCCTCGTCAGCAAGCGGGTACTTTGGACTGGATCAGTGGCCGACAGGGCGGCCTTTCTGGAGAAACGGGCCGAGCACTCAACGTCGGCGTCGCTGAAGGAG GTGGAACCGAAGAAAGCTCAAACACAGACTTCGGGGGACGCTGACACTCTGGCTAAACTTTTGCCTCTAAGCAAAGCTGCGGGGGAAATAAGACAAGTGGCAAAATCAGCAG AATCGAGCCCCTCCAGGGTTTTAGAAAGGCCTCGTGAGGACAAATGGCCCCGGAAAACCGAGGAGTCGCCCTCATCCCCTTCTTCTTTACGCACTCATTCATCAGTGCTGCAGTCTGACAGCGGCCAGCCGTCCTGGATGGAGCTCGCCAAGAGGAAGTCAATGGCTTGGAGCGATAAGAGCATGGACTGA